Sequence from the Pontibacter pudoricolor genome:
AGTCATAGATAAAAGAAATATTTTCATTGATCTTTACTATCACTCGTTTAGATATATAAAGGTCGATTGACTGGTGCAGTTAGTTGTTTATGAAGGCATTAACACCCGTTACCGGTAGCATATCAGCAAGCAGGGGCACCTGTTTACAGTTTTCTAAAACCAAAAAGAAATCAACAATGGACTTAACACACATCCATTTGCTGCTCAATCACTTCCCTATTGTCGGAACCCTGATCGGCGGCATGGTCATGCTCTGGGGCATGGCTAAAAACCAGAAAAACATCCAGGCACTGGCGGCCGTCCTCGTAATAGCCATGGCCCTTATTGCCATTCCGGTATACCTGACGGGCGAGCCTGCCGAAGAGCGGGTGGAAGACCTGCCCGGGGTATCTGAGCCCCTGATCGAAGAACACGAAGAAGCGGCCGGTCTGGCCATGTGGGTACTGGCGGCCGCCGGCGTGGCCTCGCTGGCGGCCCTGGTGCTTCGCCACCGATCCTCCTCCAGGCTGCCTTTCACCCTGGCGGCCCTGCTCACGCTGCTGGCTTTTGCAGCAATGTCCCGCGCAGGATACTACGGCGGCCAAATCCGGCATACCGAACTGCGCACTGACCAGAAGGTGCTGCCAGCCGACCAACGACAGCAACACGAAGATTAAGAAAAACTTATGCTCAACAAGATCATATCCTTTTCGATACAGAACAAGCTCATTATCGGGCTTTTCGTGATTGCGCTAATCATCGTGGGTGGCTATAATGTAACGCGGCTGCCGATAGATGCCGTGCCCGACATCACCAACAACCAGGTGCAGGTCATCACGGTAGCTCCTTCGCTGGGCGCGCCCGACATCGAGCGGCTGGTTACCTTCCCCGTAGAGCAGGCCAACAGCAACATTCCGGGCATCAAAGAGATCCGCAGCTTTTCCCGCTTCGGGCTTTCACTGGTAACCATCGTGTTTGAGGATGGCGTAGACGTATACTGGGCCCGGCAACAGGTAGCTGAACGCCTGCAACTCGTGCAGCAGCAAATACCACAGGGCGTGGGCACGCCGGAGTTAGGGCCTGTCACCACCGGCCTGGGTGAGATCTACCAGTATGTGGTGCGCCCCGGGAAAGGTTACGAAGGCAAGTATGACGCCACGGAGCTGCGCACGATCCAGGACTGGATCGTGCGGCGGCAGTTGCTGGGCGTGCCGGGCGTGGCCGATGTCAGCAGCTTTGGCGGCTTTCTCAAGCAGTACGAGATCGCGGTAGACCCCAACCGGCTCAAATCCTACGGCCTGTCCATTGCCGATATTTTTACAGCCCTGGAAAACAACAACCAGAACACCGGCGGCTCCTACATCGACAAAGGCGACGCGGTGCTTTTCATCCGCAGCGAGGGCCTGCTTGGAAGTATAGAAGACATCCAAAGTATAGCCGTCACCAGCACCAAAGATGGCACGCCCGTGTACCTGCGCGATGTGGCTGAGGTAGGCTATGGCCATGCCAGCCGCTTCGGGGCCATGACCTACAACGACCAGGGCGAAGTAGCCGGTGCCGTGGTGATGATGCTCAAAGGTGCCAACAGCAACGAAGTAATTAAAAATGTAAAAGCGCGCATTGCCCAGATCCAGGAATCGCTGCCCGAAGGCGTGGTGATCGAGCCCTTCCTGGACCGCACCAAAATGGTAAACAACGCCATCAGTACAGTGGAGAAAAACCTGGCCGAAGGCGCCCTGATCGTGGTGTTTGTGCTGGTGCTTTTCCTGGGCAACCTGCGGGCCGGGCTCATTGTGGCCTCGGTTATTCCGCTGGCCATGCTCTTTGCCATCACCATGATGAACACCTTTGGCGTGAGCGGCAACCTCATGAGCCTGGGGGCGCTGGACTTCGGCCTGATCGTGGACGGGGCCGTGATCATTGTGGAGGCCGTGCTGCATACGTTCCATTTCAACAAGCGCTTTGCCACCACAGACCGCATCGATCAGGCCCAGATGGACGATACCGTGCAACAATCGGCGAGCCGTATGATGAACAGCGCCATTTTCGGGCAGATCATCATCCTGATCGTGTACCTGCCTATCCTTTCGCTGCAGGGCATCGAAGGCAAAATGTTCAAGCCTATGGCCCAGACGGTCACCTTTGCCCTGATCGGGGCAGCCATACTTTCCATTACCTACGTGCCCATGATGAGCGCGCTGCTGCTGAGCAAAAAGATCAGCCACAAACCTACTTTCTCCGACCGCATGATGGCCCGCATCGAGCAATTTTACGAGAAGCGTCTGCGCCGGGTGATCGACTTCCCTAAAACCGTGATCGCCGGGGCAGTCATCCTTTTTGCCGGTGCCGTAATGGTGCTCATGACCCTGGGCGGTGAATTTATCCCCAGCCTGGAGGAAGGCGATTTTGCCGTAGATACCCGCGTGCTGACGGGCAGCAACCTGAACACCACCATCAAAGCCACCCAGCAAGCGGCAGGTATACTGCTGGACCGTTTCCCGGAGGTGGAGAAAGTGGTAACCAAAATAGGCTCCGGCGAGATCCCGACCGACCCCATGCCCATCGAAGCCAGCGACATGATGGTGATCCTGAAACCAAAAAAGGAATGGACCTCCGCTACTACATTTAATGACCTGGCCGAAAAAATGGGGACTGCGATACAGGAGGTGCCCGGTATTACGGCCGGTTTCCAGTACCCGGTGCAAATGCGTTTTAACGAGTTGATGACCGGCGCACGGCAGGACGTGGTGTGCAAGATATTTGGCGAGGACCTGGATACACTGGCGCGCTATGCCCAACGCCTGGGCAACCTGGTCAACACCGTGGACGGCGCCACCGACCTGTACGTGGAAACCGTGACCGGTATGCCGCAGATCGTGATCAAGTATAACCATGCCGCCATCGCGCAGCACGGCTCCAACATCGCCGACATCAACCGCACAGTCAATACGGCTTTTGCCGGCGTGAGCAGCGGGCTGGTGTTTGAAGGCGAACGGCGCTTTGACCTGGTGGTGCGCCTGCAGGGCGAGCTGCGCCAGAACCTGGGCGACGTACAGAACCTGCTGATCCCGACACCAAACGGCCAGGTGCCTTTGTACCTGCTGGCCGAAGTGCAACTGCAGGAAGGCCCCTACCAGATCCAGCGTGAAGACGCCAAGCGGCGCATCATGGTGGGCTTTAACGTGCGCGGCCGCGACGTGCAAAGTATCGTAGACGAGCTACAGCAGAAAGTACAGCAGCAACTCCACCTCCCTCCCGGCTACTACGTGGTGTACGGCGGCGCTTTCGAGAATCTAGAAGCAGCCAAAAAACGCCTGTCGGTGGCCGTGCCAGTGTCGCTGGCCTTAATTTTCCTGTTGCTATACTTTGCCTTCCGGTCGGTGCGCTACGGCTTGCTCATTTACTCGGCCATTCCGTTGTCGGCCATTGGCGGCATATTTGCCTTGTGGCTCCGCGACATGCCGTTCAGTATTTCGGCTGGTGTGGGCTTTATCGCGCTCTTTGGGGTGGCGGTTTTAAATGGCATTGTGATGATCGCGGAGTTCAACCGGCTGCGCCTGGGAGGGGCAGGAGCCTGCAGGAAATTGTGCTGGAAGGTACCAGGTCGCGGTTACGGCCGGTGCTGATGACGGCAAGCGTGGCCAGTATGGGCTTTCTGCCGATGGCGCTCAGTTCCGGGGCAGGCGCCGAAGTGCAGCGCCCGCTGGCTACCGTAGTGATCGGTGGTTTGATCGTGGCTACGCTGCTTACCTTGTTTGTGCTGCCTTCACTCTACATCCTTTTTGAAAAAGCGGCCCATCATGATACGAAACCGATGAAGCCCATTACCAAAGCTGTAGGCATTCTACTCTTGCTGCTGTTTCCCGTAATGGCTTCGGCACAACAAACCATCACACTGGAACAGGCTATTGCCAAGGCCCAAAAGCAAAACCTGCCCTTGCAGAACGAGCGACTGCAGGCTGCCTCGCTGCAAAAACTGCAGGGCACTGCCTGGGATGTGCCGCAAACCACCGTAGCCGGCGAGTATGGCCAGATCAACAGCGCCTACAAGGACACCCGCTTCAGTGTAGCCCAAAGTATAAAGTTCCCAGCGGTGTATGCCCGGCAAAAGCAACTCCTCAAGCACCAGTGGCAGCAAAGTATCCTGCAGTCGGAACTCAGCGCCTACGACCTGCAGTGGCAGGTAACGCAGCTGTACTACGAGTTGTTGTTCACGCGCGAAAAGCAACGCCTGCTGCTCCGCACCGACAGCCTGTATGCGGAGTTTCTCAGGACAGCCGAGCTACGGTTTAAAAAAGGCGCCAGCAACATCCTGGAGAAAAACACGGCCCAAACCCAGCGCGGCCAGGTAGGCCAGCAACTACGGCAACTGCAACACGATATGACCGGGCTGCAGCAACAGTTTCAGCTGCTGCTCAACACCGATACCCTGTACCTGCCTTCCGCTGTGCCGCTTAAAATGGACCTGGCTATACTTCAGGATTCGGCTATAGTTGCCGCCCATCCCTACTTAAAACTGCTGCAGCAGCAACAGGAAGCAAGCCAGGCAAAAACCAAAACCGAACAAGCCCACCTCCTCCCCGACCTGCAGCTGATCTACAACAACCAAAGTATAAAGGGGTTGCAGAACATCGACGGCGTGGAGCAGAGCTATACTTCCTCGGACAGGTTTGCCTCTGTTGAACTGGGCGTTGGCATTCCTTTGTTTTTCGGGGCGCAGAAGGCGCGGATACAGGCAGCCAGGATACAGGAGCAGGTAGCCCGCAACAGCTACGAGGCAGGAAAACTATCGCTGGAAACGCAGTTGCGCAAGGCCCTGGAGCAATACAAAATAGCAACAGAAAACCTGGCCTACTATGAAAAGACTGCCCTGCCCAACGCCAAATCCATCATCAGCATAGCAGACGAGCAGTTCCGGGGCGGCGAGATCGATTACCTGGAGTGGGTGCTGCTCACCAACCAGGCCATCGCCCTGCAAACCGGCTACCTCGATGCCGTGCGAACCTACAACCAAAGTATACTTGAAATCAGTGCCTTAACCGGAAGCAGATAAGCTCATGAAAAATATCCTTTCTATAACTATAGTTGCCCTGCTACTGGCTGGCTGCAGCTCCGAAAAACCAACCGAATCTGCCGTTGCTGAAAAGCAGCAGGAAACCAATTTGGTGCAGCTTACGCCGGCGCAAATGAAAAATGCGGGTGTTGAAGTGGGCAAACCAGAACGCAAAACCATTTCCACGGTGCTGCGGGTGAACGGCGTGATGGAAGCGCCGCCCCAAAGTATGATTTCGGTGAGTGTGCCGCTGGGCGGATACCTCAAAAAGACCACCCTGCTGCCGGGCATGTACCTGAAAAAAGGTGCGCTGATGGCCGAACTCGAAGACCAGGCCTATATCCAGCTGCAGCAGGATTACCTGACCGCCAAAGCACGGCTGGCCTACCTGGAACAGGAATACAGCCGCCAGCGCGACCTCAACCAAAGCAAAGCCACCAGCGACAAAGTATACCAGCAAACCCAGGCTGACTATAAAAGCCAGCGGGTATTACTGCAGGCGCTGGCCGAAAAGCTGCGTATGGTAGGCCTAAACCCAAACCGGCTGACGGAAAACAACCTCACCCGCACCCTGCGCCTATACGCGCCCATCGACGGCTATGTGACCAAGGTAAACGTGAATGTGGGCAAGTATGTCGTGCCGACGGATGTGCTGTTCGAACTGGTAGACCCGCGCGACCTGCACCTGAAACTCACCGTGTTCGAAAAAGACCTGGACAAACTGGCGATCGGGCAGCAAGTGCTGACTTTCCGGGCTAATCAGCCGGAAAAAAAGTACCCCGGAAAGATCATTTACATTGGCAAAGACGTAGCCAACGACCGTGCTGTGGAAGTGCACTGCCACCTCGAAAAAGAAGACCCCGCACTGGTGCCCGGCATGTTCATGAACGCTGAAATTGAAGTTCAGAGCAAGGAAGCCTATACCTTGCCCGAAGACGCCATTGTCCGCTATGGCAACAAGCAGTACGTGTTCGCGGTGCGGGACAGCAGCGTTTTCGAGATGGTGGAAGCCAAGGCCGGCAATTCCGAACACGGCTTTACTGCCCTCGTGCCAGGGCCGGCCTTACAGCCAGACAAGCAGACCTACGTCACCAAAGGCGCTTATTCGCTGCTGATGAAACTAAAGAACAAGGAAGAAGAGTAAACAGATTTATACTTTAAACAGCCCTAACTATGGCAACAACAAGTGTTATACCGGAGAAGAGGTACAGAGACAGCCTTCAAACTGAAGTAGATGCCGCCTTTTTGTATGGGCGCATTGCCGCCGCGGAAGAAGTGCCGGCCATTGCCAACATGTTCCGGGAGCTGGGCGAAATAGAGCAGGAGCATGCCACCAAGATGCAGGCAAAGCTGCAGCGCGACGGTATCGCCATCGTGCTGCCGCCTCCCTCCGGGCGCGCCCGCGTGCTCGACCGCATCGGCAAGATACTGGGCTACGGCTACGTGGTAGGCGTGCTGATGGACACCGAGAAAAGTATAACCGCTGCCCAACTGGCCCAGAAAGAGAAAAGCAACATTCCCATTTCCGGCGACGAGGCAAATCATGTCAAAATTCTGCAGGCGCTGCTGAGCAGTAAAAGCAGAGTATCAGGTGAACATATTGCCCGCATTGAGGGCAAGCACAGAAGTATAGGCGGCAACGCGCTGCGGGCGGCGGTGCTGGGCGCAAACGACGGCCTGGTATCTAACATGAGCCTGGTGATGGGCGTTGCCGGCGCCACCGACGGGCAGAGCGGGGTGCTGCTGGCAGGCATGGCCGGATTGCTGGCAGGTGCCTTGTCGATGGCGCTGGGCGAGTGGATCTCGGTGAAGAGCTCGCAGGAGCTGTACGAGCGGCAAATGGCTCTGGAAATGCTCGAGATAGAGACCAACCCCGAAGGAGAAAGGCGTGAGCTGGCGCTCATCTATATCGCCAAAGGCATACCCGAAGCACAGGCCCACCAGATGGCCGCCACCGCCATGCAGGACACCGAGCATGCACACGAGATCCTGGTAAAAGAAGAACTGGGCATAAACTCAGAGGAGCTGAAGGGCTCTGCCTGGGAGGCCGCCATTACTTCTTTTCTGCTTTTCTCTGTCGGGGCTATACTTCCGGTTATTCCTTTTTTCTATGCTTCGGGCTTCATGGCCATCGGGCAAAGTCTTTCCTTCAGCACGATCGGTTTGTTCGTGATTGGATCAGCCATCACGCTTTTTACCGGCAAAAGCATATGGTTCTCCGGTTTCCGGCAGGTACTGTTCGGGTTGGCAGCGGCTGCCATCACCTTTGGCATCGGTAAGCTGATCGGGGTAAGTATAGCAGGGTAATTGACAGTTTACAAAGGTATTTTACAGAGTATCATTAAAGGCTGTGTCAATCAATAAAAGAAGCTTGGGACAAACATTATTACACCTGATAGCGCTGCTTTCAGTAAAGGTAGTAACATTGAGTCTTCTATTCCTGATTTGCCTTTTAGTAACTTACTCCATAGTGCACGATGTATTTACAGATAGCGATACAGGGTTTGACTCCAGGATGTTTGCCATTGCTGATCACCTTGCTTCGCCAGGTATGACACATTTTATGCGAACTATTTCTTTTTTAGGGTCTGAAGACTACCTGATCATACTACCAGCACTGATCATACTAATTTTTTCGTTTTACAAAGATATGCGCTGGAACAGCTTGCGCATACTTCTTATCTCCTTTATAAGTTCTCTTCTAAACCAGATACTGAAACTATACTTTCAACGCCCCCGCCCTTCTATGGCCCTGATAAATGCCTCAGGATTAAGCTTTCCGAGCGGACATGCCATGATTGGAGGCGTTTTTCACGGATTGCTTATCTATATAGTTTTTACCACTGTGGAAAGCAAATTCTGGCGTTGGCTCCTAACGCTGCTACTTACGCTTATTATGTTACTGGTCGGGTTTAGCCGCATCTATTTAAAAGTACATTATGCTACCGATGTGGTTGCTGGTTATACTATGGGATTGATCTGGCTTTTGATCTCTTTATACCTGCTTTCTGTGATAGAAAATGTTTACATCACAAGGTATAAACAACGTAACATACAATGAAAGCTCTTCAAACCGTACACTGTAACCAATTTTAAAGTGCTAATACTCCGAGTAAGATCAATGGAGAATCTGTTTCCAAAGCAAGGCATCTGAGAACAAACTGATACTTTCTGTCAGGTGTGCGTTCCAACTGACCAATTCCTATCGAAGCACTGAAGAAAATTTTGTGTGCCCTTCTTTTTACCGAGTGAAGAACAGGATCATAACACTCAGTTCTTCGTTATATATTAATAATGCCAATTGGATGGAGACCACGAAATACATTTCCAATTAGCGTAGTCTCTTCTATCACTTAGCCACTCTCCCCAGGTTGTAAGTATCCCTCCAGGTAATCGATACCATCAAACTTAAACACTGTTACATGATAAAAAACTTATTTACGCTCTGGCTTACCTTCATCCTGATGTTGGGTTCGTGTGGACAGGAACTTATGGCACAGGAAACAGATACCCTCCGAAAATATGAGAAGTCCCGGCCAGATAGTCTGAAAGTACCTTTCTATAAAACCAAACTGTTTAAGGCAACTATAATCCCGGCTGTGCTTATCGGGTATGGGGTAAGCACTATTAAGGATAATGGCATCTACTCAAGTTATGACGCACGCAAAGATATATTAGATGCTTATCCAAACTTTGATACGTGGCTTGATAATCCCCTCTTGATAGCGCCCTATGTAGAACTGGCCCTTGTAAACCTGTTACAGGTAAAATCAAACAACGATTTTGTGAACACGGCGCTGGTTACCCTTAAAGCCGAAGCGTTAATGGCTACGATGGTTTTTGGTCTTAAAGAGGTTACAAAACTGGAACGCCCGAAT
This genomic interval carries:
- a CDS encoding phosphatase PAP2 family protein, whose amino-acid sequence is MIKNLFTLWLTFILMLGSCGQELMAQETDTLRKYEKSRPDSLKVPFYKTKLFKATIIPAVLIGYGVSTIKDNGIYSSYDARKDILDAYPNFDTWLDNPLLIAPYVELALVNLLQVKSNNDFVNTALVTLKAEALMATMVFGLKEVTKLERPNGEDKNAMPSGHTAQAFLAASIVHTELRHHSQWYGVGAYGIATSVAAIRMLKNKHWQSDVFVGAGIGILSSHLSYLSHRNRWGRKPFTLVPSFNYGTTGVALFISLDDLQYERKAPGTQSYYWLNKTIQAPPVDNLSANKIY
- a CDS encoding phosphatase PAP2 family protein, with the protein product MGQTLLHLIALLSVKVVTLSLLFLICLLVTYSIVHDVFTDSDTGFDSRMFAIADHLASPGMTHFMRTISFLGSEDYLIILPALIILIFSFYKDMRWNSLRILLISFISSLLNQILKLYFQRPRPSMALINASGLSFPSGHAMIGGVFHGLLIYIVFTTVESKFWRWLLTLLLTLIMLLVGFSRIYLKVHYATDVVAGYTMGLIWLLISLYLLSVIENVYITRYKQRNIQ
- a CDS encoding VIT1/CCC1 transporter family protein — protein: MATTSVIPEKRYRDSLQTEVDAAFLYGRIAAAEEVPAIANMFRELGEIEQEHATKMQAKLQRDGIAIVLPPPSGRARVLDRIGKILGYGYVVGVLMDTEKSITAAQLAQKEKSNIPISGDEANHVKILQALLSSKSRVSGEHIARIEGKHRSIGGNALRAAVLGANDGLVSNMSLVMGVAGATDGQSGVLLAGMAGLLAGALSMALGEWISVKSSQELYERQMALEMLEIETNPEGERRELALIYIAKGIPEAQAHQMAATAMQDTEHAHEILVKEELGINSEELKGSAWEAAITSFLLFSVGAILPVIPFFYASGFMAIGQSLSFSTIGLFVIGSAITLFTGKSIWFSGFRQVLFGLAAAAITFGIGKLIGVSIAG
- a CDS encoding efflux RND transporter periplasmic adaptor subunit yields the protein MKNILSITIVALLLAGCSSEKPTESAVAEKQQETNLVQLTPAQMKNAGVEVGKPERKTISTVLRVNGVMEAPPQSMISVSVPLGGYLKKTTLLPGMYLKKGALMAELEDQAYIQLQQDYLTAKARLAYLEQEYSRQRDLNQSKATSDKVYQQTQADYKSQRVLLQALAEKLRMVGLNPNRLTENNLTRTLRLYAPIDGYVTKVNVNVGKYVVPTDVLFELVDPRDLHLKLTVFEKDLDKLAIGQQVLTFRANQPEKKYPGKIIYIGKDVANDRAVEVHCHLEKEDPALVPGMFMNAEIEVQSKEAYTLPEDAIVRYGNKQYVFAVRDSSVFEMVEAKAGNSEHGFTALVPGPALQPDKQTYVTKGAYSLLMKLKNKEEE